The region TGTTGCGTTGTCTTGGTCAATCACCGTATCTGTCTGCAATCACTCACATGTAGGACATGATCGGacgacatctccagcgtcatccacaaacagcattaatcgtccttgtactgactgaccaagagcaacaagcatggaactccatcccacaaactgactccCGGCACATGTACAAGACAATGCATTCAcgtttccattcaacattctgttggttactccggttattaacgtaccagcatttcacattttcaatggtttatttcatgcttacgttcacctgtgctcttgcaatgtgttcgcttaaatatgttacctagatgaattattccagaaatttcattagcctATATTAATTACTTAACTTATTAGTGTTGGGATTCCTTTTCTGTGTATATAGACAAAAAAGTAAGAGTGGCATGCACTTCCTGTTCGCTCTCACAGGAACTGAAGGGAGCAGAGTTTTCTTTATTCCTGTCCATAATAAAATCtggatctacatctatatttaaacTCCGCAAGCCGTCTtttggtgtgtggcggacggttctTCTGGAACAACTATCTCTTCCCCCCTTTACTGCTCCATTCACGAAAGGCCCGTAGGAAAAATGAGTCGGTAAAGCTATGTCTGACATATAATTTCTCAATTTTCCTGTGTGTGATCATTTCGCGAGTGATATGTGGATGAAGGTTATATTTTGGTCTACTGTTTTTGGAAGGTAAGCTCTCGAAATTTCAGCAATAAACCACTCTATGATGCAAAAAGCCGCTTTTGTGGCATATGCCGCTGCAGTTCGTTGAGTAAACGATCCCCTGACGAGGCAAACCGCATTTTTGAAACTACTTTCTTCTGTTAATCGTACTTAATGAGGCTCCCATACCGACAAACGGTACTCGAGAATCGGCCGTATAGCTGGTCTCTAAACTACTTCCTTCATGGATGACTTACATTTACTTGAGATTCtccccatgaatctcagtctggtatctgatcTTCCCACTGTACAGTTTATGTGGACATTGCACTTTTGGTTGCTCCAGATGATTAGTTTCCGTTGTTTTGTGGTAGATAATGCTTCCAGCTAGTTGTCACCAACAGTGCAACTGTATTGGACCCCTTCGTCTATTTATAAGTGCTGTACTGCATATCTTTTTCGCTTACGATCATCTGCCAATCCCTCTGCCAAtgatcgatcctctgcaggtctttctgcatatCGCCTCAGTCATCTGGCGTTTCAGCCTTCCTGTAGAAAACAACATCCTCCTCATGGTCTTCAAATAGTCTCAAATAGTCTAGATCGATAACATAAATTGTAAACAGTATCAGCTCTATAACACTCATTTGAAGTACTCCAGATATTATCTTTACGTTTGTAATTGTTTGCGTTATGAACAACTTTTGAAGTTCTATATCCAATCACAAACCTGGGCCAATACTTGGTAAGCTAGCGTATTTTTCGCTAAATGACTGCGCGGAACTGTATTGaaagccttcctgaagtcaaggaacacggcatcaacctcagCGCCTTTGTCTACGGCGCTTTGGATGTCATAGACGAGTAGAGCAAGCCGAGTTTTGCAAGATTTCTGTTTGTGGAACACACACTGATTTTTGTAGACAAGACTTTCCAACTTTGGGAACGTCATAAAGCGTGAGCAAAAACTAGATTCACAATTCTGCAACAGACTGACGTCGGTGATATTTCCTTACAGTTGTTCACGTATGTCAAACGGCTACTTGAGAATAACGTGCACTCTCTTTCATTTCCTGGGaagccttcgttgctccagcgacttTTGAGAAAGTACTATTACAAGGGTAGCAACGTCTTTCGCATATTATTCGTAGGACATCACAGAGATGTCTTCTGGCCCCGTCTTTTTCCACTCGTGAGTAGCTGATTTGATTTTCTATTCCGAGATCTTATCTCAAATCCTCCACTTCGACGTTCGTGGCTCAGTTGAAAGGAGGAGCCGTTTTAAGGAGTTCCACTGTGGGACAACTTCGGGaaattgaattcagtatttcgaccttctgTCTGACATAAGATAAAACGTCTTAGGACTTTTACTCAGCTCGTTTGGCGATTGTGTTTTAAAATATCTTGAATGGTTCTCACATAGCTTACTGACTCTCATTTTGACTTTATTCAGGTTCTGTTAGTCTGCCAGGCTCTGATTTCACTTGAATCGGAGATGAAGCTCTCTCTGCTTTTACAGCAACTTTCTAACACTGCTATTGAGCTAAGGTGTCGTCTTTTCCATCCCTCATAACCTCGCTCGGAACACACTTGTGTAAGAAacattgtaatatatatatttttaattttatccatttgcGCTCCACGCTTTCGTCCTCAGGTCTGAATAGTACTTAGATAATCTGCGTTATGGGCTGGTGGGAGAGTCAGCTTTGATGAATATCTCGTTCCTGGTTGGAGTTTGAAGAAAACTTCCAAAAAAAGAGTACTCAGCAAATCTGTAAGCAGGCAGTCTATATACGACAATtctattcactgttctgtttctactgaaAACTGACcagtgtctgtctacctgtcactGTTTCTATCTCACTCGAAGACTTTAAGTAACGACAAACGTCCTACAAGAACGCCCTAGAAAGACTCGGACTGTCTTAGAACTTGCAGCTGACTAATTCTGTTGGTGTACTGCTACTTAAGCGCACATTCTCTTTCCGGTAGCGATGCCGCACCAGTGGAAGTGATTCCGCGGACAGCGTTATCGTTTGCGCGCGGCGATGTTTCTGCTGCGGACGGACGTCCACGAAACTTCTGGCACCAACTGTCGCAAACCCTGCTGGTGTGGTATCTCTGCAATCAttctcctgtctctctctctctctctctctctccagcgaaCCAAAAAATATTTTCCTCCTTTTTCTAACATTGCTTATAATGTCCTTGGTCATAGATGCTGCCATGGCATCAAGATCACTGTTCCTATCCTTGGCGCAAACGTATTCGGAAAATTCGGTTCTACTCGAAGAAATTTTCAGACAAGCAATTATAACACTCTCACACGACTCCCTTTCTCTGGCAGCAGATGTAAATGCGTGACTGACTTAGGCTATAGGTGGCAAGTTAAAATTTCCATGTATTACAGTAGTATGATCAGGAAACATAATCGTAATTTTCTCCGAGTAAACTCAGGAGCACTCTGTCACTACAGTTCTGACGCTGGTAGTCTATAAAGGCATCCGATCATCTTGTCCAACACGTCTTTGATATTTACTTTTCCCCACATTATTCCACATTCGGAATCTGTAATAACATCACTAGATATTGTCCAACTccttactgcaataaatacgccgCCAACATTGTCGCCTAAACTATTCTTGCGAAAAACAGGCTGTTCTACGAGATATGGTCAACATTCAGGaatatggcaggaacgatcattAGAATAAAGAAAATCTACTACACATGGGTTCTGAAATGTGTATCTAAAGACCCATAAGCATTTCTTCATCatcgatactgcgaaacaaatctcttttactgcaagctctttgttctccatattttgggaggaggcagtatggaccaaaccaagaaaaaattgtctattaaagacgggctctaaaatgcataccatacgAGCTTTGAACACTTGAGTGGCAgagctgtgtttcacagtaatgaacaagtgctcatagctcttaaagtacgcattTTAGCACCCATgtctactactttttttttttgcttcgaatgatcattcctgtcatatccctgaattttGACCATTCTTCTGGAACACCCTAAATAATCCAATCAGTACTTAAGATTTCATTGCTACTCACTTACAGTTCAGCTGACTTTCTAGTACTGTCCAGACATTACTACCTTTGATAAGctgtactaattctgggacctttccagcATTATCATAATAATCTTTTCAATTGCCCTTCTGTGAGAAAGAAAGTTCGCTGAGAATAACTTGGCTAAAGTGTCTTTCATGTCACCTGACTGTATCACTGATCCCAAAGATGAGatccttaaaaaagaaaaaaaaaagtctcacGATTTGCGCTGACCTGGTAACTGCTTCCAGCGCCTAGTAGGCGCCTGACATACTACAGTCTGGGGAAGgggtcggggtggggggggggggggggacgatgggGCTGGGGCAATGGACAAACATCCTCCACCCTATTGAGGACGTCGAAAACATCGCGTTCCATATTGTAGCAGAATCACTTggattagaccttccactctgttcCAAATCAAACCAACTTTAACAATATTTAGAAGCCTTACTGTACAGACCTTTATGAAAAAGTAAACAATGTAGCCATGGAGACTACTTATAGTTCAGAAAACTATATTACGTCACCACATCTCTCACTACTAGAGGGACTATAAGGATCGAGATTTCTTCAACTGCTGTACAGTTATGCCTAGTTTGTTCAATGTCCTTACAGAGAGTTACGTTGCTCAGCATTTCTcatattaaactaaaaaaaattaaatcccTTGTAATACTAAAACATATGAGTCACTAGACGAACTTGAAATTTATCAGCATACCAATTTCTGACTTGTGATTACCAGGTTCGTCAGATAGCGTAACGCTTATCTTACCCCAGAACAGGCACGTGAAAGACGTGACTAAGTCACAGAAGTGTTCCGTTTATGAGTTAACTTGTTTCCGCAGTTAGTGTCAGCCAAGGTCACACAGTTCATGCTTACTCTCGGTTGTTATACATTAGTTTTCCACAATGAGTAATATACAAGTCATTTGTTCGACATATGCACCAATAATTGTGCCCTCGCCTTATATGTGTCTAAAAGGTATAGAAATTATACGACTTGTTATTGTTGTGATAGCGCGACAGCTGTATTTACTTGACCAGAATTTACTCTGAACACGAATAATGCAATGGGTCAAATTTTTTATATGGCTTAATTGTTCCATCTAATTTCTTTATTGACCAGCAAAGATGGTTTCACAACTTCCATTCAAGCAGTTCCATTATCTTTTCACcagatgtattcacatctgttggactaatgtaatgaaaacaaacacttcCAATGAAAATCTATAACGCAACCaactgtgtggcgtgcttataattatgtattatttatattttaggacaaataATCTGTGAAAAGAgcgttgtaatgaaagcatgaaccgTTTGAAGACTGATGATAACGAttctaaaccggtaacggtacgctttgtataaaagaactgaaaataaattttcggctagttgctgtctcaacaccatcaacatttgtcttcaaataacagccacggtctctaaccatgtcatcatatgacaaaattgcatcttTTCACCATCTTTACAAAGTTGTCATGTTTATGTTTAGTGTATGTTACATTTGATCAGTAGTACTTTTTGTATAGGTATTTGTCTGTGTGTACTTATTTTTATCAGCCTCTCAACTGTAACAAccgacgaggtggcgcagtggctagcacactggactcgcattcgggaaggctagggttcaaacccgcgtccgtccagtcaaatttatttttcctgtgattttcctacatcactccaggctaatgccgggatggttcctttgaaagggcacggccgttttccaTCCACATCCTTGGCACAACTCGTGCTTGTGCTCCATCTATAATGACCCCGATGTCGACTGGACGTTTAACCCAATCTTATTTCTTCTGTAATTCTCGAAAACTTTCTCCTGTATCAGTCTCTGATGTCTGTAGTCagagctatttttaattttcctgccTGCAGTATTTTATTGCTCTTTAACCTATACTAACCCACTCTTTAAAATGTCGAATACTGTTCATTTTTGTACATTTCCTCATTTTTATTAGATTGCTTCTTTTTTGATACTGTTATTTGCAGTTTTTTAGTTCCAGAACAGTTCTGTTTTATACAATATTACAGTGCCTGAAGAATTTttcctctgtagtaccacattttccaGTGTAGCCGAATTTTCAGATAAAGGCATCAATATTTGTGTGGAATACATAGTGCAAAAACAGACAGAAGAAGCAATGTGTGTGGTGTGGATCAGGAATGTAGTGGGGTAAGGGGATATGAAGAAGATATAAAAAGCTTCtccacagttatttttatttgGCTATTCAAGTATGAAATGATACACTAAATGACATTGGTAATAGTTGTACAGAGCACTGATTGAATATGCAGAACGTTGTTCAAAAAGGCTTCCTTATCCAGCATAGGGGAGAACTCCAGCTGCAGCAGTATAGGGTACTCCGGCAGTGTACGGGTAACCTCTTAGCCCTGCAGTGTAGGGGTATGTCCCAGCTGTGTAGGGGTATGTCCCAGCTGTGTAGGGGTATGTCCCAGCTGTGTAGGGATACGTTTTAGCTGTGTAAGGGTAAGATGCCGCACGGTAGGGGTAGCCGTCAGCCAGGGTGTTGTAGGCTGCTGAATAGGGGTAGGCCCCTGTGTAGCCCAGGCCGGGGGTGGCGTAGCGGTCCGCAAGGCCAGCGAAGTACGGGTTGTAGGCCGCCGCTGAAATAGAAGGAATCGTTACTACCAGAGTAAATGAGTAAATACGAATGAAGTGAATGGATAAGTATACCACTTAATGAGACATGTATTTTACTCCGTATGATCTGTCAGCAATGTATCAAAAAACTCCTATGTTGCTCTACAACTGGTGTAAATATTCTTTCTTTACAAGTCTTTCACTtcagtaacaaaaatataaatcaaatcttcGGAAATTCTAAAGTTCGAAATTTAAATTTATTCCCTTTCTGAAGAAAATACAAGTGAAATGCACATAACAGAATTCGTAAATTTTTCGCTGGTGTTGTAAGCGTGACGGTTTATTCTAAGTGTTATATATGTACTTTTATTGCCTTTGTTTCTACCTTCTACTTTATAAGTCTGCCCCTTTGAAACTCACTGTGCAATATTCATCATAAGAAAAtgcattgcacaggtcacactttcACGAAATATTATAGGATGATGGCAAATTATCCCTGCATTAAATTCCCCCAATTTTTATTTCTCTGCTAACACCGATACTATAATTACAGCGACGATTCTGTCTGCAGCCGGTGCCCTGACATAGTAACCCAAAAAAATAACTGATCAGATTaagcaagaaaacagaaagaagctAAGGGCACTCATATTAGCTGTTGTTGCCGAAAGTGGTCCCTGACCTGACGCTGTAGCGACAGCTGATTTATGCAGCTTCCCTGAAATAATTTCCTATACAGTCGTTAATATGCTTCATTACTCTTTGATTGGTATAAAAGATACTCTAAAATAATAGCTATGTGCTGCGCTGTGTAACAAACCTATTTCAATAGTTAAGCCAAAAAATTCACATGTTTCGATGTTTAACAGTATCTTACTTTTATAATCTCTCACTCCGTCACCCATTATGTATTAACACTAAAAACAGTATAAAATATTCCATTCCTCTGCTAAGACCTTACGTTCTACTACAGATGCATTTCCTCAGTTAGCCCATTTTGAAATATAGTCGGTCTACAAAGGGTTTCAATTTTCGACTCGCTGCTAAACATGaggaaaaaaagtattttattactCTCAGTCAATTACAGGAGGCTCATAAAATGCTAATGAAGTCACTTCATCTTCCCACATATTTACATTAAATAAGAATAAATGTTTAGCGTTTTTCCCTTGAGATTGATATTATTAAGTATTCTATTCGCGAGAAGCCAGTGACACGTTTCCTCTTTCACTTAAATATCTAGTTATGTCCAGTCTTTTTGTTTTGCGTTAGTTGGCATCTAGATCGTTTTATGACAGTGGTGTTCGAGAAATAATGCTATTAAACGTTGTCTAAAGCCGTAAACAAACAGACAA is a window of Schistocerca gregaria isolate iqSchGreg1 chromosome 8, iqSchGreg1.2, whole genome shotgun sequence DNA encoding:
- the LOC126284149 gene encoding uncharacterized protein LOC126284149 yields the protein MLKLVLVIFAVSGAAMAASGDDSSVQRSKKAADPLVTAAAYNPYFAGLADRYATPGLGYTGAYPYSAAYNTLADGYPYRAASYPYTAKTYPYTAGTYPYTAGTYPYTAGTYPYTAGLRGYPYTAGVPYTAAAGVLPYAG